CTGTACCGGGCTTTGAAGAAATCAGGGTTGAAAAAATTGAATTTTTTGAGCGGATTTGGGAGATGTGGCATTGAAATAAAGATGTTTAATTTCAGATATTTGTTGTTTTAATAGATAAAAATTGAAGCGAAAATTGTTTTGGCCCGCCCTTTGCTAATTAGAAAATAACTTCCTCTTTTTGCCAAAATCGGCCCCCGCACCTAACGGTCCGGGGGCCGATTTTGTTTGATCTCCGGAAAATGGCCCCCAGCCTCGATGAGCGGGCGGGTTCACGCAAATTTCCCCCCATAATTTTTTGTACCGACCGTTCATGGCCAACGCGTTGGAGGCTTGAATCCTTCGCGAAAAAGGGGACTTGCGCTTTTGCGCGCTGCCCTGGTCACAAATCCGGGCAGAGGATTTTCAAGGCGTCTTGATTTCTTTTGTAACGATTCTGCGTAGCCTAGTTTCCCCGCTTCAAGTCCCGGACAAATGGTGCTAGGCAAATTTGAAGAGAATTGGCATAAGAAAGGAACGAGGATGCCATGCACAAACCCCGGTCATTCACACGCGTCTGCACACATTGCGGTTCAACGGTTGCGCAGAGGAATCCTTTCCCCACGGTGGACATTGTTCTCCACCGCGACCCACAAGGGATCCTGCTCATCGAGCGGGGCAACCCTCCATATGGATGGGCCTTGCCCGGCGGGTTCATCGATTGCGGGGAAAGCGCCGAGCAGGCTGCCGTTCGCGAGGCGCAGGAGGAAACCGGACTTGCCGTGCG
The sequence above is a segment of the Deltaproteobacteria bacterium HGW-Deltaproteobacteria-18 genome. Coding sequences within it:
- a CDS encoding NUDIX hydrolase: MHKPRSFTRVCTHCGSTVAQRNPFPTVDIVLHRDPQGILLIERGNPPYGWALPGGFIDCGESAEQAAVREAQEETGLAVRLTGLLGVYSDPDRDPRFHTLSAAYTAECDDDAIPCAGDDAKNARFFPLDALPDDIAFDHRRIITDFAKKISRSA